TGCAACCATGGAATCATGGATACCTGCAATGAGCGCGGACGCCCCATCGACGAAGCCGCGTTATCTGCCATGCTGCGTCAAGAATTGGCTGCGTCGCCACAGCGAATCATCGAACGAGTACGCGACTGGCTCCCCAATTCAGCCCGAGTGTCTCCATTCACATTAACGACTGGCGGCGTTCCATTCGACCCAAGCCGCAATGAACGGCCACAATCGGTTCAAGACCGAAGCATCCTAGTCGTGCAGCGTCTGCTGAGCTAGAATCCGTAAACCCGCGGGAATGGCGGAATTGGCAGACGCGCTAGGTTGAGGGCCTAGTGGTAGCAATACCGTGCAGGTTCAAGTCCTGTTTCCCGCACTGAGCACGGGGGTTTTTCATGCGCGGGCGCCCCTGGGCACGCCATCGCCAAGATTACGTTCGGCGCACTACTTTGCCGTTTTTTCATCCGTCGCCGGCGCCGTGGCGCTGGCCGCAGGGGCTGGCTCGGTTTTTGTGTCGGCAGGCGCAACGGCATTGGTTGCCGTGGCGCTATTGTCCGGCTTCTCTTCGGCGGGGAATAAGATCGGATTCAAGATCGGCATGAATTCCCTTAAGAACGGCAAGGCCGCGCTGTCTGCAGCATTGATATGCGTCGTCCCCTGTAAATCGGTGCTGGCATAGATTTTGTACAGCGCCGGATAATGCATCAACCAGGTTTTTGGGATGCGCGGGGATTCCCATTTGCCGTCATGGCTGAAGCTCCAAAAAATGCGAAGATCTTGTGGATTAAACGACAGGCCTTTGCGAAACCGGGTCGTTCGAAAGTCAGCCGACGTTTTGTCACTGTCTCCCATTTCGATCGTGTAAGGTTGTTCGTCTTCCGCTTCTTCAAAGCCGCTTAACACAAAGCATTGATCAGGAGTGTGTTGCGTAATATCCTTCGGATGACCACAAACAATATAAACATTCACCACTTTGCTACGATCGGTCCGATCTGTGTACGTTCGGGAAATGGTGTTCGTTGCGCCCGAGGCCTCTTTTTCGCGCTCCGAAATGGGAGATTCGACACTCTCCCAATTCCCGAACGAGGTGGGAACGTGGTTCAGCCGCTCCGCGAAGGCCGCCTGCTCTTCCGAAACCGAGCGTGCGGCCCAGCGCTCTGTCCACATTCCTTGTAGATACGAATGCGCGGCTAAAAGCACAACGCCCACAATGGCTAATCGAACCAGCACTTTGCCGGATCCGTGGACGTAGAAATGGGCGACCATCAACCCCAAGCAGGCGATCGCCGGGATTATAAAACTCCAATAGGATTGCAATATTTCCATGAAAAATTATCCGGCATAAACATTTTCGGCGAAAGCTGCGACAGAATCACGGTTCGGCCGCACAAAACATTTTACGTGGGGGACGGCAAGGCATAGGCCGGTCGGCGGCTGGTTTCGGTGATGCCGTTGACCACCGCGCCTAACACCTTAACGCCGACAGATTCCATGCGCTCACGAGCTTCGTGCACTTTTTGCAATTGGCTAACGTCCCGGCGCACGCTCAAAATGGCGGCATCCGAATGCACTCCCATCAGCAGCGTATCGGCATAGGTCAATACGGGCGCGGCATCGAGGACGATAAATTCAAATTGCTCACGCGTCTTATCGAGCACATCTTTCAGCGAGTCTTTTGCCAACGACGCAATGGCCTGGTAGTCGCACGCACCGGCGGCAACCAACATCAACCCATCGACCGGCGTCGATTGAATGGCGCCTTCCAATTCGACCTCGCCACGCAAAATTTCGCACAGGCCCGGCTCTAGCGTCGCACTAAACATGGCATGCACGGTTGGCGCACGCAGGTCGCCATCGATCAGCAG
The genomic region above belongs to Pirellulales bacterium and contains:
- a CDS encoding exosortase-associated EpsI family protein translates to MEILQSYWSFIIPAIACLGLMVAHFYVHGSGKVLVRLAIVGVVLLAAHSYLQGMWTERWAARSVSEEQAAFAERLNHVPTSFGNWESVESPISEREKEASGATNTISRTYTDRTDRSKVVNVYIVCGHPKDITQHTPDQCFVLSGFEEAEDEQPYTIEMGDSDKTSADFRTTRFRKGLSFNPQDLRIFWSFSHDGKWESPRIPKTWLMHYPALYKIYASTDLQGTTHINAADSAALPFLREFMPILNPILFPAEEKPDNSATATNAVAPADTKTEPAPAASATAPATDEKTAK